DNA from Candidatus Neomarinimicrobiota bacterium:
CTCAGGGAAAGGCCCAGGGTACGGTGAGTAGGTAACACTATCAACCCGGGATCGCTGCTGGGTACCAGGGTCATCAGGGTAGTCCCCTTGCGGCCGAGCTGCTGGTAGTAGGCCACACTCGTCTCATAGCGGTGGTGGCCGTCAGCAATGATAACGGTTCGATCGTGGAGGCCAGCCTGAAAACGCTTGATGACTTTTTCATCGGTGATATTGAAAAGTCGGGAGATGTGGCCGTCGTCACCCCGGGCTGTTTGCCAAGGTGTTTGCCCAACCATTTCAGCCAGCAGGGACGACACTTCACCCTGATCGTCCTCAAAAATCCCGAAGATCTGGCTGAACTGGGCGCCCGTGGCGCGAAACAACCTCAGGCGGTCCTCTTTAGGAGCAGGGTAGGTGTATTCATGGCGCATGACGCACCCCGGCCGATAGGGTTCACAGGTCACTTTGGCCACCAGGGCTCGCCGCCTGTAAGTGGTATCCACGTGGCGGAACTCCTGTTCCCATACATATAATGCTGGTGTTGTGACTGTGTACAAAATGCCGGACTGTATCCAGGACTGGAACAGCTTCGCCGCCGCCTGATAGCGGTCACCATCGGGGGGTGCCTCGGGCAATGTCAACCGTATTACGTTGTAAGGGCTCCGTTTCGGCAAGGCTATCCGCTCGGCGGGAGTGATCACATCGTAAGGAGGGGCTACGAAGGGAGTGACATCAGTGCCCTCTTCAGGACGGAACAGAACGGCCGGGAAAGGGTGAATCTCTGCCAAGGCTACCACTCGCTATAGGTTTTAGTTGCGAACTTAATCCTATCGGCGAGGGAATGAAAGGTTACGAAAAGATAGTCTCAGACCAAGCCTTTTTCGTTACTCCCGCTTGGTTTGTTATGACTAATTTTAAACCTTGCCTTTTCGGGTATAGGTGGCAAGTACTGGTCTGGAAACTCAGTCAAGGTATAACCCCCGTCGTCGTGCCGTCCCCAATCCTGGTGAACCTTCAATACCGGGGACCCTTATATCCTCTTGATATCAACTCGCTGGCAATGTCCCAGGAGTAGGAGGGGATGATACCGGCTGAAAGAGCCATGATTTGCCGGAATACGAAACAGGGCTCCTCCATCGCCTGAAAGCCTCATGACGAGAAACCAACTTCTATCCCTCCTCAAAATTCTGGGCCTCCTGGCCTTTTTATACCTGTTTATCGTTGGTATTGGGGCCATGGGCTACTCCTTTAAGCTCTTCGGGAAAGAATTTTCAGAGCGGATCTTGAACACCACCGCCTCGCCGGTGCTCGGTCTATTCATCGGGATTCTAGCCACGTCTCTGGTCCAGAGCTCCTCCACCACTACCTCCATCGTTGTCGGGATGGTGGCCGGTGGCGCCATCTCCATTCAGGGCGCGATCCCCATCATCATGGGCGCCAATATTGGTACGACCGTTACTAACACCATCGTGTCAATAGGACATATTGCCCGGAAGACCGAGTTCC
Protein-coding regions in this window:
- a CDS encoding DUF1015 family protein, coding for MAEIHPFPAVLFRPEEGTDVTPFVAPPYDVITPAERIALPKRSPYNVIRLTLPEAPPDGDRYQAAAKLFQSWIQSGILYTVTTPALYVWEQEFRHVDTTYRRRALVAKVTCEPYRPGCVMRHEYTYPAPKEDRLRLFRATGAQFSQIFGIFEDDQGEVSSLLAEMVGQTPWQTARGDDGHISRLFNITDEKVIKRFQAGLHDRTVIIADGHHRYETSVAYYQQLGRKGTTLMTLVPSSDPGLIVLPTHRTLGLSLSAQAFCQALGDEFSIEAHPLESWPRLHRQTASHSAGGIILAAATPIDQSFWIKWKNKSGARSRSVNQTRGQSDVVVFHENILPRLTATGSADPGTFGYFHEAEEAVAAARAQGHWAFLLRPTSVRVLLNVAKYEEVLPAKSTYFYPKFLAGFINARLD